From the genome of Bacteroides sp. MSB163, one region includes:
- a CDS encoding sulfatase has protein sequence MRHLPLFMCTAFCGLYSSHTEAADKKNERPNILWLTFEDTSAYEFGCYGNGDVHTPNADSLAARGIQFMNAWSVAPQSSAARSSLITGCYSSTYGMDIHPVPYDTPADIFFPQRLREAGYYCTNNSKTHYNSTTDNKSCWDECNNTASYNSTKRGKDQPFFAVYNTVTSHMGRIRTFHTDGRRDYTQEGIFPQQLTLPSYVPDLPEVRSDYAGHLEAVQDVDTWLGIFLKDLEARGLEDNTIIFFFSDHGGCVARGKGYLYESGLKVPMIAYFPPKWRHLANGAKGKENGLVNFTDLGPTVLSLAGVKPPKNMQGKALYGKFASKEKREVQFALAANQLHHFMPVRAVTDGRFKYIRSYIPYRQFALRNYYQWGMPSNKAWDKLVLGGHNTNPDWKLTFEPHPAEMLFDLEKDPDELHDLSAIPEYAETLSKMRQALSDHIRTTNDLGFFLPSSRTGHILYEKVRKEKYPLDELYGLAEIAGTATVTSLPILEKAIASPLPEMRFWGVVGYAKLARENQINTCPQALLALLQDENPYIASEAAYAVVYLGKAQEGIARLITPVQEKDRKIGYSSLECLSLDPEMRDYIRPFLPELKEAAENLPRLENEDAGLMARGILVNLDEMDIKDLHGPEAYKKGLKLNYGRRAMVPLPN, from the coding sequence ATGAGACACTTACCTTTATTTATGTGTACTGCTTTCTGTGGTTTATATTCCTCACATACTGAGGCAGCTGACAAAAAAAACGAAAGGCCTAATATCCTTTGGCTAACCTTCGAAGATACCAGTGCTTATGAATTTGGTTGCTATGGCAATGGCGATGTACATACGCCCAATGCAGACAGTTTGGCCGCTCGTGGCATACAATTTATGAATGCATGGTCTGTGGCGCCACAAAGTTCGGCAGCCCGTTCATCCCTTATCACCGGATGTTATTCATCAACTTACGGAATGGATATACACCCGGTTCCTTATGATACTCCGGCTGATATATTCTTTCCTCAAAGATTGCGCGAAGCAGGGTATTACTGCACAAACAATAGCAAAACACATTATAACTCTACAACAGATAACAAAAGCTGTTGGGACGAATGTAACAATACAGCTTCTTACAATAGTACCAAACGTGGAAAGGATCAGCCTTTCTTCGCTGTATATAACACAGTAACTTCACACATGGGACGTATCCGTACTTTCCACACTGATGGACGCAGGGATTATACTCAAGAGGGTATTTTTCCACAACAACTTACTTTACCTTCCTATGTGCCCGATTTGCCGGAAGTGCGGTCGGATTATGCAGGTCATCTGGAAGCGGTACAGGATGTGGATACTTGGTTGGGAATCTTCCTGAAAGATTTAGAGGCTAGAGGATTGGAAGACAATACCATCATTTTCTTTTTCAGTGACCATGGCGGTTGCGTGGCGCGTGGTAAAGGTTATCTGTACGAAAGCGGACTGAAAGTTCCTATGATAGCCTACTTCCCTCCTAAATGGCGGCACCTGGCAAATGGAGCTAAAGGTAAAGAAAATGGTTTGGTGAACTTCACCGATCTGGGACCTACTGTACTTAGTTTAGCAGGTGTAAAGCCTCCCAAGAACATGCAAGGAAAGGCGCTTTACGGCAAGTTCGCCAGTAAAGAAAAGCGTGAAGTACAGTTTGCATTGGCAGCCAACCAACTGCATCATTTCATGCCGGTACGCGCTGTTACGGATGGCCGCTTCAAGTATATCCGTAGTTATATTCCCTACCGCCAGTTTGCTCTGCGCAATTATTATCAATGGGGAATGCCATCTAATAAAGCCTGGGACAAGCTGGTGTTGGGAGGTCACAATACCAATCCGGACTGGAAGCTGACTTTTGAACCCCATCCGGCGGAAATGCTGTTTGACCTTGAAAAAGATCCGGATGAACTGCATGACTTATCCGCTATTCCCGAGTATGCGGAAACTTTATCTAAAATGCGTCAAGCGTTATCCGACCACATCCGTACTACCAATGATTTGGGCTTTTTCCTCCCAAGTTCACGCACCGGACATATACTTTATGAGAAAGTACGCAAAGAGAAATATCCCTTGGATGAACTTTATGGGCTTGCTGAAATTGCGGGAACAGCAACTGTAACTTCTCTTCCCATATTGGAGAAAGCTATTGCCAGTCCTCTGCCGGAGATGAGATTCTGGGGAGTAGTAGGATATGCAAAACTTGCCAGAGAAAATCAAATTAATACTTGTCCGCAAGCATTATTGGCACTCCTGCAAGACGAAAATCCTTATATAGCTTCTGAGGCAGCTTATGCTGTTGTTTATCTGGGTAAAGCACAGGAAGGTATTGCCCGCCTTATTACTCCGGTTCAAGAAAAGGACAGGAAAATAGGTTACTCCTCTTTGGAATGTTTATCTTTAGACCCCGAAATGCGCGACTATATCCGTCCGTTTTTACCTGAGCTGAAAGAAGCGGCTGAAAATTTACCGCGCCTTGAAAATGAAGATGCCGGACTTATGGCGCGCGGTATCCTTGTAAATCTGGATGAAATGGATATTAAAGATCTGCATGGCCCCGAGGCTTACAAGAAAGGTTTGAAACTAAACTATGGCCGTAGGGCAATGGTACCTCTGCCTAATTAG
- a CDS encoding hybrid sensor histidine kinase/response regulator: MKRKQILLVLLGVLFPYILNAGVTEDIYFSHIGMEDGLSHSTIFAINQDKEGNLWFATYDGVNKYDGYNFTVYRHEYTNPNSIASDITRCIAIDDSDHIWVGTREGLSLYNHRKNIFSNYYYKKNGINVPINSIAPIKENWLMLGTTEGILLFDIEKECFLNDTLPSLHLLKPTALKRQGEYIYIGAEDGLYTYTLSGGKLEKLISMPAGVRIHAILCQMFSRIWMATEGNGLFMYDSRTKELKNYRYKSEQPGLNSNYVRSLELDTENRLWVGTYGGLNIYKEATDNFSSIKSSEIQEGSLSQNSVRSIFRDSQGGMWLGTYWGGLNYYHPLCNRFQRIKHVPFLNSLSNNVVSCIIEDSEHNLWIGTSDGGLNFYDSTSKLYKNYLFKSGSLDVPFKDIKTVYVDEEHDKVYVGAHAGGMMVLQRKSGQVEYFNRQNSNLPSNNIYSIISDENGGLWIASLEHLLHFDIDKRNFTIIDKDKNGRKLQQYNRLLFRDSKKRIWVGGEMGVSVYNQIRTDFLPNTDFHIDPILQQAFVNCFYESTSGYIWIGTRSGLFAMKEGSKELLQYTTADGLPSNVIYGIMEDAYARLWISTNQGLSCLNPENGKFRNFTILDGLQGNQFNAGSYCRQDNGYMLFGGVNGITLFRPETLIDNPYAPKPVINKLFVYNKEVLPNDETGILSETIEYADHITLSSSQNSFAISFVVSNYIAGKHNTFAYKLEGYNDEWYRQNDTSPVSYSNLPAGDYTFYIKAANNDGKWNEEPTVLHIRVLPVWYCTWWALSLFALSFMLMVFGIVRYFWLRKSMQAEILMERLDKEKQEEISQMKIRFYVNISHELRTPLTLIVAPLQELLSRISGHWEHKQLLYIQRNTNRLLHLVNQLMDYRRAELGIFELRLVSANAYKKVLNSFMNYESLSKKKDIDYNFYTELQDKELLFDENYLDLIVNNLLSNAFKYTEEGESITVKLYLEEQNLVLQVTDTGIGIPKEKQEKIFERFYQVESGREGSGIGLSLVQRLVELHHGKITLESEPGKGSTFSIYLPQDKSAYSREELLGGEENADNQRVYSTNAHDVYIGDEEEADIESKEDEDTNKRGTLLVVEDNKELRQYLVNGLSGLFNMLEAENGQKALDILKENEVDLIITDVMMPVMDGAKLCKLVKQNLRTCHIPVYMLSAKADIKYQLEGLQVGADDYIAKPFSMAVLRAKIMNMLRTRHRIFEHYSNTVEIEPEKLTNNTMDEELLRKAIAVIEKNMDNVEFSTEQFAREMNMSRSNLHLKLKAITGKSAIDFIHKIRFNRACQLLQEGKYNVSEISFMVGYNTPSYFAARFKKYIGCLPTEYGKK; the protein is encoded by the coding sequence ATGAAAAGAAAACAAATTTTGTTAGTACTTTTAGGAGTGTTATTTCCATATATATTGAATGCCGGAGTAACGGAAGATATTTATTTCTCTCATATCGGCATGGAAGATGGGTTGTCACACAGTACGATATTTGCAATTAATCAGGATAAAGAAGGGAATTTATGGTTTGCCACATACGACGGCGTGAACAAATACGATGGCTACAACTTCACCGTGTACCGCCACGAATATACGAATCCCAATAGCATTGCCAGCGATATAACCCGATGCATAGCCATCGATGATTCAGATCATATATGGGTAGGAACACGTGAAGGTCTGTCTCTTTACAATCACCGCAAAAACATTTTCTCCAATTACTACTATAAAAAGAATGGCATCAATGTGCCTATAAACAGCATCGCTCCCATTAAAGAAAACTGGCTGATGCTGGGCACGACTGAAGGTATTTTACTTTTTGATATAGAAAAAGAATGCTTTTTGAATGATACTCTGCCTTCACTGCATTTGCTGAAACCAACCGCTTTAAAACGTCAGGGAGAATACATTTATATAGGTGCCGAAGATGGGCTATACACTTATACACTATCAGGAGGAAAACTGGAAAAATTGATAAGTATGCCTGCAGGCGTACGAATACATGCTATTTTATGTCAGATGTTCAGCCGTATCTGGATGGCAACCGAGGGGAATGGACTATTTATGTACGATTCCAGAACTAAGGAACTGAAGAACTATCGGTATAAAAGTGAACAGCCCGGTTTAAATTCCAATTATGTACGTTCATTGGAGCTGGATACGGAAAATCGTTTATGGGTAGGTACCTACGGCGGATTGAATATTTATAAAGAAGCAACCGATAATTTCTCTTCTATAAAAAGTTCCGAGATACAAGAAGGAAGTTTATCACAGAATTCCGTCCGAAGCATTTTCAGAGATTCTCAAGGTGGTATGTGGTTGGGAACTTATTGGGGTGGATTGAACTATTATCATCCCCTTTGTAACCGTTTTCAACGTATCAAGCATGTTCCTTTTCTGAATTCGCTTAGTAATAATGTAGTAAGCTGCATTATAGAAGACAGTGAACATAACCTATGGATCGGAACAAGTGATGGCGGATTGAATTTCTATGATTCCACCTCAAAATTATATAAGAATTATCTGTTTAAATCAGGATCGTTAGATGTACCTTTCAAGGATATTAAAACAGTGTATGTAGACGAGGAACATGATAAAGTATATGTGGGAGCCCATGCCGGAGGTATGATGGTACTCCAACGTAAATCAGGACAGGTGGAATACTTCAATCGCCAAAACAGTAACTTACCCAGTAACAATATCTATTCTATTATCTCCGATGAGAATGGAGGATTATGGATCGCTTCACTGGAACATCTCTTGCACTTCGATATAGATAAGCGCAATTTTACGATTATTGATAAAGATAAAAATGGGCGTAAATTACAACAATATAATCGTTTGCTGTTTCGTGACTCCAAGAAGCGTATATGGGTAGGAGGTGAGATGGGGGTATCTGTTTATAATCAGATAAGAACAGATTTCCTGCCCAATACAGATTTCCATATAGACCCGATACTACAGCAGGCATTTGTGAATTGCTTTTATGAATCTACATCGGGATATATCTGGATCGGGACACGTAGCGGGCTTTTCGCTATGAAAGAAGGAAGTAAGGAGCTATTGCAGTATACCACGGCAGATGGTTTGCCGAGTAATGTTATTTATGGCATCATGGAAGATGCTTACGCTCGTTTGTGGATAAGTACCAATCAAGGATTAAGTTGCCTGAATCCGGAAAATGGAAAGTTCCGTAACTTTACTATATTGGACGGTTTACAGGGAAATCAGTTTAATGCCGGATCTTATTGTCGTCAAGATAACGGTTACATGTTATTCGGGGGTGTCAACGGCATTACATTATTCCGTCCGGAAACACTGATTGACAATCCTTATGCTCCTAAACCGGTAATCAACAAGCTGTTTGTTTACAATAAGGAAGTCCTTCCCAACGACGAAACGGGAATATTGAGTGAAACGATTGAATATGCAGATCATATCACCTTATCCTCCTCCCAAAATTCATTCGCCATTTCTTTCGTAGTGTCCAACTATATTGCCGGCAAACACAATACTTTTGCTTATAAACTGGAAGGGTATAATGACGAATGGTACAGACAGAACGATACCAGTCCGGTTTCGTATTCTAATTTGCCAGCAGGTGACTATACTTTTTATATAAAAGCAGCGAACAATGACGGTAAATGGAATGAGGAACCGACTGTACTTCATATTCGCGTCCTGCCTGTTTGGTACTGTACCTGGTGGGCACTTTCACTGTTTGCTCTGTCTTTCATGCTGATGGTATTTGGCATTGTCCGCTATTTCTGGTTGCGTAAAAGTATGCAGGCTGAAATTCTTATGGAAAGACTGGACAAGGAAAAACAGGAAGAAATCAGCCAGATGAAAATCCGTTTTTATGTTAATATATCACATGAATTGCGCACTCCGCTTACTCTCATTGTGGCCCCTTTGCAAGAATTGCTAAGTCGCATATCAGGGCATTGGGAACATAAGCAACTACTGTATATACAAAGAAATACAAACCGCCTGTTGCATTTGGTCAACCAATTGATGGATTACCGGCGGGCAGAATTGGGAATCTTTGAACTAAGATTGGTAAGTGCCAATGCTTACAAGAAGGTCTTGAATAGTTTCATGAACTATGAAAGTTTATCAAAGAAAAAAGATATAGACTATAATTTCTATACGGAGTTGCAGGATAAAGAACTGCTATTCGATGAAAACTACCTGGATCTGATTGTTAATAACTTACTGTCGAATGCGTTTAAATATACCGAAGAAGGAGAAAGTATTACGGTAAAACTGTATCTGGAGGAACAGAATCTTGTACTGCAAGTTACAGATACAGGTATCGGTATTCCCAAAGAAAAACAGGAGAAGATTTTTGAACGGTTCTATCAAGTGGAAAGCGGACGTGAAGGAAGCGGTATTGGTCTTTCCCTTGTACAACGATTAGTTGAATTACATCATGGAAAGATCACATTAGAGAGTGAGCCCGGAAAAGGTTCTACTTTCTCCATTTACTTGCCACAAGATAAATCTGCATATAGCCGTGAAGAACTGCTTGGAGGAGAAGAGAACGCAGACAATCAACGGGTATACTCTACGAATGCGCACGACGTATATATCGGTGATGAAGAAGAAGCCGATATAGAAAGCAAAGAAGATGAAGATACAAATAAACGAGGAACACTCCTTGTGGTAGAAGATAATAAAGAATTAAGGCAATATCTGGTAAATGGATTGTCCGGCTTATTCAATATGCTGGAAGCTGAAAATGGGCAAAAGGCATTAGACATTCTGAAAGAGAATGAAGTTGACCTAATTATAACGGATGTCATGATGCCCGTAATGGATGGTGCCAAATTATGTAAGTTGGTAAAACAAAACCTGCGAACTTGTCATATCCCCGTATATATGCTATCTGCCAAGGCAGATATTAAATACCAGTTGGAAGGTTTGCAGGTAGGGGCAGATGATTACATAGCCAAACCTTTCTCTATGGCAGTGCTGAGAGCTAAGATTATGAACATGTTACGCACACGTCATCGTATCTTTGAGCACTATTCCAATACGGTTGAAATAGAACCGGAAAAACTGACCAATAATACTATGGATGAAGAACTGCTGAGAAAAGCTATTGCAGTGATTGAAAAGAATATGGATAACGTAGAATTCTCCACAGAGCAATTTGCACGTGAGATGAACATGAGCCGATCCAATCTACATCTGAAATTAAAAGCAATAACAGGGAAGTCTGCTATCGACTTTATCCATAAAATACGTTTTAACCGTGCATGCCAACTTTTGCAGGAAGGAAAATACAACGTTTCTGAAATCAGCTTTATGGTGGGATACAATACTCCCTCTTATTTTGCAGCACGCTTCAAAAAATATATAGGTTGCCTACCTACCGAATATGGAAAGAAATAA
- a CDS encoding SusC/RagA family TonB-linked outer membrane protein, whose product MFKLKETVLMFVLALVGTTAYAQSLTVTGKVIDSEGYEVIGGSVIIKGAAGIGTVTDIDGRYSLTVNDASKDVLVFSYVGMTPQEVKVNKQSVINVTLQADAVLLEDVVVIGYAAVPRRDLTGSVTSVSSKELSKVPVSDVTQALAGRMAGVMVQQSEGTPGASISVRVRGGISITQSNEPLYIIDGFPSEDGMATLDPAEIETIDVLKDASATAIYGARGANGVVVITTKNGSKSGGKATVTFDSYVGVKKIANKLDVLNAGEFAKLDYERTLWRMGTGDSGADGMTKWEERYGKFSDLASIYNGRKGIDWQDETLGRNAITQNYRVGVSGKTEKMNYSLAYSYYNEEGAMVYSGSKKHNISFNMNHEINKWLTVNSRISYDQMRVEGMGTSEGGDRFNKMQHILQYRPTVGIMGVDEDLLYGEDPLLADDNGNVMQNPLISAAEELNDREWRTFQANGGATIKLLKGLSFRSTVGMRYQTRRNDVFYGDESITGKRSSIQGSITNLENSSFQTSNVLTYSWKNKIHDFTAIAGHEYVERWSRSFSASASQFPNDEIGLGDLSLGVPGVPTSSENYDDKLLSFFGRINYNLMDKYLFTASVRADGSSKFGKNNKWGYFPAFSAAWRLGEEAFIKDLGIFSDLKFRIGYGLAGNNRIGSYQSLALMSSVTAANGNGAQAGYASRQVPNPDLKWEANKTFNIGMDFGFLNQRITFSPEFYINRSSNLLLNAKLPNSSGYTSMVINAGETQNTGVDLTINTANIVSKNFTWNTSVTFSHNKNKVKKLTGEDVQLYLANFGYSGAGASHQIGVNQPLGQFYGYVTDGLYQVEDFNYDATTKTYTLKDGVPYHGDKKNIQPGYWKFKNVDGSEDNQITESDKTIIGNALPDFYGGINNTFSWKDFDLSIFFTYSYGAEVLNATKLTNTKTALTNKNVLSVADEAHRWVTINASGELITSPEELAAVNRGKTVAHFGDNGSNNTYIHSWAIEDASYLKLSNITIGYTFPKKMINKIGLTKLRLYATGNNLFTWTPYTGFDPEVSTMSSALTPGVDFGAYPRSRSFVFGVNVAF is encoded by the coding sequence ATGTTCAAATTAAAAGAAACAGTTTTAATGTTTGTCCTCGCTCTCGTCGGCACCACTGCATACGCGCAGAGTCTGACGGTTACCGGTAAGGTGATTGACAGTGAAGGATATGAAGTTATTGGAGGCAGTGTCATCATCAAGGGAGCTGCCGGTATTGGTACCGTTACAGACATAGATGGTCGTTATTCACTGACAGTGAATGATGCGTCTAAGGATGTATTGGTTTTTTCGTATGTAGGAATGACTCCTCAGGAAGTGAAAGTCAACAAGCAGAGTGTTATTAATGTAACATTGCAGGCAGATGCCGTATTGCTGGAAGACGTTGTAGTGATTGGTTATGCCGCTGTTCCTCGTAGAGACTTGACCGGATCGGTAACTTCGGTTAGCAGCAAAGAACTTTCTAAAGTACCAGTAAGTGACGTTACACAAGCTTTGGCAGGACGTATGGCAGGTGTAATGGTACAACAGAGTGAAGGTACTCCGGGCGCTTCCATTTCTGTACGTGTACGTGGAGGTATCTCCATCACTCAAAGCAACGAGCCCCTTTACATCATTGATGGCTTCCCTAGTGAAGACGGTATGGCTACCCTCGACCCCGCTGAAATTGAAACTATCGACGTGTTGAAAGATGCCTCGGCCACTGCCATCTATGGTGCTCGCGGTGCCAATGGCGTAGTTGTAATTACAACAAAGAATGGTAGCAAATCAGGCGGCAAGGCTACAGTGACCTTCGACAGCTATGTGGGTGTCAAAAAGATTGCGAACAAACTGGATGTGCTTAATGCCGGTGAATTTGCCAAATTGGATTACGAACGTACATTGTGGAGAATGGGTACAGGAGATTCCGGTGCCGATGGTATGACCAAATGGGAAGAAAGATATGGCAAGTTCAGTGATCTTGCTTCCATATATAATGGTCGAAAGGGTATCGATTGGCAAGATGAGACCTTGGGGCGTAACGCTATTACACAGAACTATCGTGTAGGCGTATCCGGAAAGACGGAGAAGATGAATTACAGCCTGGCTTATTCATACTATAACGAAGAAGGTGCTATGGTGTACAGCGGCAGCAAAAAACACAACATCTCATTCAACATGAACCATGAGATAAACAAATGGTTGACTGTAAATTCACGTATCAGTTACGACCAAATGCGCGTGGAAGGTATGGGCACATCGGAAGGTGGCGACCGCTTCAACAAGATGCAACACATCTTACAGTATCGTCCTACAGTAGGTATTATGGGGGTAGATGAAGATTTATTATACGGTGAAGATCCTCTATTAGCCGATGATAATGGCAACGTTATGCAGAATCCGTTAATTTCAGCGGCAGAAGAACTTAACGACAGGGAATGGCGTACTTTCCAGGCCAATGGTGGTGCTACCATCAAGTTGCTGAAAGGACTGTCTTTCCGTAGTACAGTAGGTATGCGTTATCAGACCCGTCGTAACGATGTATTCTATGGTGATGAGTCTATTACAGGTAAGCGTTCCAGTATTCAAGGCTCGATTACTAATTTAGAAAACAGCAGTTTCCAGACTTCTAATGTATTGACCTATTCTTGGAAAAACAAAATTCATGACTTTACAGCCATTGCCGGACATGAATATGTGGAAAGATGGTCACGCAGCTTTTCTGCAAGTGCCAGCCAGTTCCCAAATGATGAAATCGGTTTAGGTGACCTCTCACTGGGTGTTCCGGGAGTTCCCACTTCCAGTGAAAACTACGATGATAAACTGCTCTCATTCTTCGGACGTATCAACTACAATTTGATGGATAAATATCTTTTTACCGCTTCGGTTCGTGCTGACGGCTCTTCCAAGTTCGGTAAGAACAATAAGTGGGGTTACTTCCCGGCTTTCTCGGCCGCGTGGCGTTTAGGCGAAGAGGCATTCATCAAAGACTTAGGAATCTTTTCTGATTTAAAATTCCGTATCGGTTACGGTCTTGCAGGTAACAATCGTATTGGCAGTTACCAAAGTCTTGCTCTCATGAGTTCCGTTACTGCCGCCAATGGCAACGGTGCACAAGCCGGCTATGCTTCCCGCCAAGTACCTAATCCCGATCTGAAATGGGAGGCAAACAAGACATTCAACATAGGTATGGATTTTGGTTTCTTGAACCAGCGTATCACATTCTCTCCGGAATTCTACATTAATCGCAGTAGCAACTTGCTGCTGAATGCCAAGTTACCTAACTCTTCCGGTTACACCAGTATGGTTATCAACGCAGGTGAAACTCAAAATACGGGTGTGGATTTGACTATCAATACGGCAAACATCGTATCCAAAAATTTTACTTGGAACACTTCAGTTACTTTCTCCCACAACAAAAATAAGGTAAAGAAACTGACAGGCGAAGATGTACAGTTGTATCTGGCTAACTTCGGTTATAGCGGTGCAGGGGCGTCCCATCAAATTGGGGTAAACCAACCGTTGGGACAATTCTACGGTTACGTAACTGACGGGTTGTATCAGGTGGAAGACTTCAATTACGACGCTACAACCAAAACTTATACATTGAAGGATGGTGTACCTTATCATGGCGACAAGAAGAATATCCAGCCGGGGTATTGGAAATTCAAGAACGTGGACGGCAGCGAAGACAACCAGATTACCGAAAGCGATAAAACCATCATCGGTAATGCCCTTCCTGATTTCTATGGAGGTATTAACAATACTTTCAGTTGGAAGGATTTCGACTTGAGTATTTTCTTTACTTATAGTTATGGCGCCGAAGTACTGAATGCTACCAAGTTGACCAATACCAAGACTGCCCTTACCAATAAAAACGTTTTGTCGGTAGCCGATGAGGCTCATCGTTGGGTGACCATCAATGCCAGTGGCGAACTGATTACAAGCCCCGAAGAACTGGCAGCAGTGAACCGGGGCAAGACAGTGGCTCATTTCGGTGATAACGGTTCAAATAACACCTACATTCATTCCTGGGCTATCGAAGATGCTTCTTATTTGAAGTTGAGCAATATCACTATAGGATATACCTTCCCAAAAAAAATGATTAACAAGATCGGTCTGACCAAACTACGTTTGTACGCAACGGGCAACAACCTGTTTACATGGACTCCTTATACCGGCTTCGATCCGGAAGTATCTACCATGAGCAGTGCATTGACGCCCGGTGTCGATTTCGGTGCTTATCCCAGAAGCCGCTCTTTCGTATTTGGTGTGAACGTAGCATTTTAA
- a CDS encoding aldose epimerase family protein: protein MHCTWTLLIVLPLLVACKPTKPLSLSVTEVAQIKADGKSLRLFCLTNRNGMAIKVTNFAASLTSVSVPDKKGNFEQVVLGFDSLESYLGRHPKFGATVGRFANRIRHGEFRLDNQVFQLEKNSKGNSVHGGSRGFNTQVFETDTFYVAGDTAVVVFSYKSPHLEGGFPGNLNLSIAYKLTNRNEVILQYTATTDRPTVVNFTNHSYFNLTGCKKPVLNHLYMLHADSITPVDSIGVPTGELKAVAGTEYDFRTPQTAEKRIRLMKKTYDINYKLNKRPNTLELVAIVTEPTSGRTLKAYTTEPGMQFYIPSSNMDYLNGHGNRKYGKYYGFCLEMQHFPDSPNKSHFPTTVLRPGETYLQTTVYKFENSSEPEMSSPY, encoded by the coding sequence ATGCATTGTACATGGACTCTATTAATTGTTCTGCCCTTGTTAGTGGCATGCAAACCAACTAAGCCATTATCCCTTTCTGTCACTGAAGTCGCACAGATTAAGGCAGACGGTAAATCCCTCCGGCTTTTCTGTTTGACAAACAGAAATGGAATGGCTATCAAAGTCACCAACTTTGCTGCCTCGCTGACATCTGTTTCTGTGCCCGACAAAAAGGGAAACTTCGAACAGGTGGTGTTAGGCTTCGATAGTTTAGAAAGTTATCTGGGAAGACATCCAAAATTTGGTGCTACCGTAGGCAGGTTTGCCAATAGGATCAGGCATGGAGAATTTCGCCTGGATAACCAAGTCTTTCAGCTTGAAAAGAACAGTAAAGGAAATTCAGTTCATGGCGGAAGCCGGGGATTCAATACTCAAGTCTTCGAAACAGATACCTTTTATGTAGCAGGAGACACGGCAGTTGTTGTCTTTTCCTATAAAAGCCCTCATCTTGAAGGAGGATTTCCAGGCAATCTTAATTTGTCAATTGCCTACAAACTAACGAATCGCAATGAAGTGATCCTGCAATATACGGCAACTACCGACCGGCCTACCGTTGTGAACTTCACCAATCACAGTTATTTCAACCTGACCGGATGTAAAAAGCCTGTACTGAACCATCTATATATGCTGCATGCAGACTCTATTACTCCGGTAGATTCAATTGGAGTTCCAACAGGAGAGCTTAAGGCAGTAGCAGGAACGGAGTATGACTTCAGGACTCCTCAAACCGCCGAAAAACGAATCCGACTCATGAAAAAGACTTATGACATCAACTATAAGTTAAACAAACGTCCGAATACTTTGGAGTTAGTGGCTATAGTTACAGAACCCACATCAGGAAGAACACTGAAAGCATATACCACCGAACCCGGGATGCAATTCTATATTCCAAGCTCCAACATGGATTATCTGAATGGTCATGGCAATAGGAAATATGGCAAATATTATGGATTCTGCCTCGAAATGCAGCATTTTCCCGATTCTCCCAATAAATCCCATTTTCCTACTACAGTATTGCGACCGGGCGAAACATACCTACAGACTACAGTCTATAAGTTTGAAAATTCATCAGAACCTGAAATGTCATCTCCATATTAG